From Pseudomonas sp. AN-1:
ACAGCAGGTCGTGGGGCTGCCACTGGTGGCGATAGACGAACTCGGGGCGCGCGCTGTGGGCGAACAGCTCGGCGAGGATCTGCCGGCTCTCGTCCTCGGGAATGTCGAGGATATGGGTGGTGAAGTTCTCGTTGACGAACAGTCCCTTGCGCCCGGTTTCCGGGTGGGTGCGCACCACCGGATGGACCACCGCCTTGACCTCGGCGATCTGCGCGGCGGTCAGCGTCGGGCGCTGGATGCCGGCGAACACCTCGTCGGCATAGCGCGCGGTGTAGGAATGCGCGGCGCGCTTGCCTTCGATGGCCTGGCGCAGCTCGGCCGGCAGGGTTTCCCAGGCCAGCTGCTGGCTGGCGAACAGGGTGTCGCCGCCCTCCTCCGGCAGCTCCTGGGCATAGAGCATCGAGCCGAGACTGGGCAGCTCCTTGTAGGACAGATCCGAGTGCCAGAACTTGCCGGCATCGCCCAGGCCGATCGGCTGACCGTTCTCGACGATGTTGGAGATGATGAAGATCTCCGGATGGCCGGCGAGCAGGAACTGCTTGAGCACATGGATCTGCAACTCACCGAAACGGCGGCTGAAGGCGATGTGCTGCTCGGGCGTGATGTGCTGGTCGCGGAACACCAACAGACCGTGATCGAGGTGGGCACGGTGGACCCGGGCGAAGTCCTGCGCATTGAGCGGACGGGACAGGTCGAGGCCGAGGATCTCGGCGCCGAGGGGCGCATCCAGCGGACGCACGTCGAAGGACTGGGAGGGGACTTCGGAAACGGACAGCAGGGCTTCGGCCGCAGACATGAGGGACTCCATTCGCATGGTCGCGTGGGTAACGCGGGGTTCGATTCGGGACGCGGGTGGTGCGTCCATCCGATTCATGCGCGGCTCAACGGTTGGCCTATAAGTACGCGGCAAAATGACTATATGGGAATATAAAAATTAAATTAAATAACTTTTACGATTAAGCATATGGCCGTTCCTGTCGCTCGAAACCCGCCCGCGGAGGCTCTGCAATGGGCTTGCCGAGGCAGCGCCGGGCGACGCTGCCAAGTGCGATCACTCAGGGCGCAGGGTTGGGCTGTTCGGTATGGATGCGCTCGATGCCGGCCAGCAGCTCGTCAGTGAGCTTGAGCTCGAGGCTCGCCAGGTTGCTGTCCAGCTGCTCGAGGCTGGTGGCGCCGATGATGTTGCTGGTCACGAATGGCCGGCTGGTCACCCAGGCCAG
This genomic window contains:
- a CDS encoding TauD/TfdA family dioxygenase, which translates into the protein MSAAEALLSVSEVPSQSFDVRPLDAPLGAEILGLDLSRPLNAQDFARVHRAHLDHGLLVFRDQHITPEQHIAFSRRFGELQIHVLKQFLLAGHPEIFIISNIVENGQPIGLGDAGKFWHSDLSYKELPSLGSMLYAQELPEEGGDTLFASQQLAWETLPAELRQAIEGKRAAHSYTARYADEVFAGIQRPTLTAAQIAEVKAVVHPVVRTHPETGRKGLFVNENFTTHILDIPEDESRQILAELFAHSARPEFVYRHQWQPHDLLFWDNRALIHLATGCPSHLRRRMHRTTIQGDAPF